One Bos taurus isolate L1 Dominette 01449 registration number 42190680 breed Hereford chromosome 3, ARS-UCD2.0, whole genome shotgun sequence DNA window includes the following coding sequences:
- the GABPB2 gene encoding GA-binding protein subunit beta-2, with amino-acid sequence MSIISPQLGTSPLHLAAQYGHYSTAEVLLRAGVSRDARTKVDRTPLHMAAADGHAHIVELLVRNGADVNAKDMLKMTALHWATEHHHRDVVELLIKYGADVHAFSKFDKSAFDIALEKNNAEILVILQEAMQNQVNANPERANPVTMATPFIFTSGEVVNLASLVSSASTKTTSGDPHASSTVHFSNSTTSVLATLAALAEASAPLSNSHRATANSEEIIEGNSVDSSIQQVVGSGGQRVITIVTDGIPLGNIQTAIPAGGIGQPFIVTVQDGQQVLTVPAGQVAEETVIEEEAEEAEKLPLTKKPRIEEMTNSVEESKEGTERELLQQRLQEANRRAQEYRHQLLKKEQEAEQYRLRLEAMARQQPNGVDFAMVEEVAEVDAVVVTEREMEERETEVTGAVGTAEPHTGVSMETVST; translated from the exons ATGAGTATTATTTCCCCACAGCTTGGAACATCACCCCTCCACCTTGCAGCCCAGTATGGTCATTATTCCACAGCAGAAGTGCTCCTTCGAGCAGGAGTTAGCAGGGATGCACGGACCAAAGTGGACAGGACCCCTTTGCACATGGCTGCAGCTGATGGACATGCACACATCGTGGAACTACTTGTTAGG AATGGTGCAGATGTGAATGCCAAGGACATGCTAAAGATGACAGCTCTGCACTGGGCCACAGAGCACCACCATCGAGATGTTGTAGAGCTGCTTATCAAATATGGAGCTGATGTCCATGCTTTCAGCAAGTTTGATAAATCTGCTTTTGACATAGCCCTGGAGAAGAACAATGCTGAGATTCTGGTCATCCTTCAG GAAGCAATGCAGAATCAGGTGAATGCTAATCCCGAGAGAGCCAACCCTGTGACTATGGCTACCCCATTCATCTTCACGTCAGGAGAAGTTGTCAACCTCGCAAGCCTTGTTTCTTCAGCCAGCACCAAGACAACCTCAG GTGACCCCCATGCCTCCTCAACAGTACACTTCTCAAATTCTACCACCTCAGTGCTGGCCACCCTTGCAGCTCTTGCTGAGGCATCAGCCCCCCTCTCCAACTCACACAGAGCCACAG CTAATTCAGAAGAAATCATAGAGGGCAATTCTGTTGATTCATCAATCCAGCAAGTGGTGGGGAGTGGAGGCCAGAGGGTCATCACCATAGTGACCGATGGAATCCCTCTGGGTAATATACAAACTGCAATCCCTGCTGGAGGCATTGGCCAGCCATTTATTGTGACTGTGCAAGATGGACAGCAAG TTCTAACTGTACCTGCTGGTCAGGTTGCAGAGGAGACTGTCATtgaggaagaggcagaagaagcagagaaatTGCCACTGACTAAGAAACCAAGGATAGAAGAGATGACAAACAGTGTGGAAGAAAGCAAG GAAGGCACTGAGAGAGAGCTACTTCAGCAGCGCCTCCAGGAGGCTAATCGAAGAGCCCAGGAGTACCGACACCAGCTCCTAAAGAAAGAGCAGGAGGCAGAACAGTACCGTCTCAGACTGGAGGCCATGGCCCGACAACAGCCCAATGGAGTTGATTTTGCCATGGTTGAAGAGGTGGCTGAGGTAGATGCTGTAGTAGTCACGGAGCGGGagatggaagagagagagacagaagtgaCTGGGGCAGTAGGGACCGCAGAGCCTCATACTGGAGTTTCCATGGAAACTGTTTCAACTTAA